The Flavobacterium marginilacus genome window below encodes:
- a CDS encoding ATP-binding protein, producing MKIKTKLNLGVGLLFLLIFILTLVSAYYIFLIKNDTGNILKANYNTLEYSRNMLLSLDEIAFNENKAIAVFEINLKKQEANITEVNEDILTKKLESNFNLLKQNKSAEKIKAQIRQNIFEIMRLNMNAIKIKSDIAKHTAETANLWIAVVGTLCFLIAFNLLINLPNNIANPIKELTASIKEIANKNYSERVNFWHHNEFGDLAKSFNTMAEKLQEYHNSNLYKLSFEKKRLETLINNMHDPIIGLDNQGVILFINDQALKIIGMKQEDVLGKLAANLALTNDLMKSLIISESDNSKAHPMKIFADAKESYFEKEMVNITIKPTGEDESISIGNVIILRNITVFKELDFAKTNFIATVSHELKTPISSIKMSLQLLENKTTGILNEEQKHLIESIKDDSQRLLKITGELLELSQLETGNIQLNIEKSNPYEIVHYATEAVKVKAEQKQIEISIDAETDLPNVKADAEKTSWVLINFLTNAITYSPENSEIVVKLKQIDKQIIFQVIDSGKGIDSRYKTKVFDKYFQIPGSNKSGTGLGLAISKEFIEAQNGTINVESELGLGSTFSISLNIV from the coding sequence ATGAAAATTAAAACTAAATTAAATTTAGGAGTTGGATTATTATTTTTATTAATATTTATCCTGACACTAGTTAGTGCCTATTATATTTTTTTAATAAAAAATGACACTGGAAATATTTTGAAAGCTAATTATAATACATTAGAATACTCTCGGAATATGCTGCTTTCATTAGATGAAATAGCGTTTAATGAAAATAAAGCTATTGCAGTTTTTGAAATCAATCTCAAAAAACAAGAAGCAAACATTACAGAAGTAAACGAAGACATACTCACAAAAAAATTAGAATCTAATTTTAATTTATTAAAGCAGAATAAAAGCGCCGAAAAAATAAAAGCTCAAATCCGGCAAAATATTTTCGAGATTATGAGGCTCAATATGAATGCTATAAAAATTAAAAGCGATATTGCAAAACATACTGCCGAAACTGCTAATTTGTGGATTGCCGTTGTGGGTACATTATGCTTTCTGATTGCTTTTAATTTATTAATTAATCTGCCTAATAATATTGCGAATCCCATCAAGGAATTAACAGCAAGTATTAAGGAAATTGCTAATAAAAACTATTCTGAAAGAGTTAATTTCTGGCACCATAATGAATTTGGAGATTTAGCCAAATCGTTCAATACAATGGCTGAAAAACTACAAGAGTATCACAACAGCAACTTGTATAAATTGTCATTTGAAAAGAAACGTTTGGAAACATTAATCAATAATATGCATGATCCTATCATTGGTTTAGATAATCAGGGTGTAATTTTATTTATCAATGATCAAGCGTTGAAAATCATAGGTATGAAACAAGAAGATGTTCTTGGAAAATTAGCAGCAAATCTGGCTTTAACAAATGATTTAATGAAGTCTTTAATCATTAGTGAATCGGATAATTCAAAGGCACATCCAATGAAGATTTTTGCTGATGCCAAAGAAAGTTATTTTGAAAAAGAAATGGTGAATATTACCATCAAACCAACGGGAGAAGACGAGTCTATATCCATTGGCAATGTTATTATTTTAAGAAACATCACTGTTTTTAAAGAATTGGATTTTGCTAAAACAAATTTCATAGCTACAGTTTCCCACGAATTGAAAACTCCTATTTCATCCATAAAAATGAGTTTACAATTATTAGAAAACAAAACCACCGGAATCCTTAATGAAGAGCAGAAACATTTGATTGAGAGTATTAAAGACGATAGTCAGCGGCTCTTAAAAATTACAGGAGAATTATTAGAATTGTCACAGCTCGAAACAGGAAATATCCAGTTGAATATTGAAAAAAGCAATCCTTACGAAATAGTTCATTATGCCACCGAAGCGGTCAAAGTAAAAGCAGAACAAAAACAAATTGAAATTAGTATAGATGCAGAAACCGATTTACCCAATGTAAAAGCAGATGCCGAAAAAACGAGCTGGGTTTTAATTAATTTTTTGACCAATGCTATTACCTACTCTCCAGAGAATAGCGAAATAGTAGTTAAATTGAAACAAATCGACAAACAAATTATTTTTCAGGTTATTGATTCTGGAAAAGGAATTGACAGCCGTTACAAAACCAAGGTTTTCGATAAATATTTTCAGATTCCTGGAAGTAATAAATCTGGAACTGGATTAGGGTTAGCTATCAGTAAAGAATTTATTGAAGCACAAAATGGAACTATTAATGTAGAAAGTGAACTCGGATTGGGCAGCACTTTCAGCATAAGCTTAAATATTGTCTGA
- a CDS encoding GIY-YIG nuclease family protein, translating into MTRKNTNSHNDKTMKPGFIYIITNKYQTVVYTGVTSNLPARILEHKEKRYPNSFSARYNLNILVYYEQFQWIGDAIGREKQIKAGSREDKNDLIRPMNPTWKDLYKKIKDIMTE; encoded by the coding sequence ATGACAAGAAAGAATACTAATAGTCACAATGACAAGACAATGAAACCAGGTTTTATCTACATCATCACCAATAAATATCAAACAGTGGTTTACACTGGTGTAACATCTAACCTGCCAGCACGTATTCTGGAACACAAAGAAAAAAGATATCCTAATTCATTCTCGGCTCGATATAACCTAAACATACTCGTGTATTACGAACAATTTCAATGGATTGGCGACGCAATTGGCAGAGAAAAACAAATAAAAGCAGGTTCGCGAGAGGATAAAAATGATCTGATTCGTCCTATGAATCCCACATGGAAAGATTTGTATAAGAAGATTAAGGATATTATGACGGAGTAG